A DNA window from Parabacteroides johnsonii DSM 18315 contains the following coding sequences:
- a CDS encoding GMC family oxidoreductase, producing the protein MSKTQKRAIVIGAGAGGGVVAKELAVNGIHVTIFERGGWPVYDEHINDELISQRVQDLGSAFGPDWKKNPRVVIGNDGRKKIVTPQTGGYNHVAACVGSGTVSYGAMAWRFMPEDFRMKSEYGEVTGSTLTDWPITYEELAPYYSKAEREVGVSGDMSDNPFAPNRYEPYPMPAFEQNKDGRLIAETCKRMGLHPFPIPMLRNSVAYNGRAACIRNRTCCGYACPVDAKNGTHNTVIPVAMQTGNCDVKTNCFVFKIHTDEKHRAVAVSYFDENNKECRMEADIIVVAASATETARLLLNSKSNRFPNGIGNDNDWVGRNLQGHAYCGAKGLFDYDVLDLKGPGATVAIMDYNHHNEGIVGGGLLCNEFYQMPYAFSGDRPSGYPRWGLEHKKYQRENYYRVARMHGPIQEIPNFDMRVTVDDTVKDFWGIPVVAISGARHPIDQKHVEFLSAKAEEILKEAGAKLVWKQGSGHGQTGGQHQAGTCRMGNDPATSVVDKYCRVHDLDNLYIADGSVLVNNGGFNPVLTIMALAFRTGEHIVKQWTEGGQA; encoded by the coding sequence ATGAGTAAAACGCAGAAAAGAGCTATTGTGATCGGCGCCGGTGCCGGTGGAGGTGTTGTTGCAAAGGAATTGGCCGTAAATGGTATACATGTGACTATTTTTGAACGGGGAGGTTGGCCTGTTTATGATGAACATATAAATGATGAATTGATTTCGCAGCGCGTTCAAGATTTAGGTTCGGCTTTTGGACCGGATTGGAAGAAAAATCCACGGGTTGTGATAGGCAATGATGGGAGAAAGAAGATCGTAACACCTCAGACTGGAGGATATAACCATGTGGCTGCCTGTGTTGGTTCGGGAACAGTCTCTTATGGTGCAATGGCTTGGCGTTTTATGCCGGAAGATTTTCGTATGAAATCTGAGTATGGAGAAGTTACTGGTTCGACTTTGACTGACTGGCCGATTACTTATGAAGAATTGGCTCCTTATTATAGTAAGGCGGAGCGTGAAGTTGGGGTATCAGGAGATATGTCGGATAATCCGTTTGCGCCGAATCGCTACGAACCTTATCCGATGCCAGCTTTTGAACAGAATAAGGATGGCAGGTTGATTGCGGAAACCTGTAAGCGGATGGGACTTCATCCATTTCCTATTCCTATGCTTCGTAACTCTGTTGCTTATAATGGGCGGGCTGCTTGTATCCGAAACAGGACTTGTTGCGGATATGCATGTCCGGTAGATGCCAAAAATGGAACTCATAATACAGTTATCCCGGTAGCGATGCAGACTGGAAATTGTGATGTGAAAACAAATTGTTTTGTTTTTAAAATACATACGGATGAAAAGCATCGTGCTGTGGCAGTTTCCTATTTTGATGAAAATAATAAAGAATGCCGGATGGAAGCGGATATAATTGTTGTTGCGGCTTCGGCAACCGAAACAGCACGACTTTTGCTTAATTCCAAATCGAACCGGTTCCCAAACGGGATCGGAAATGATAATGATTGGGTGGGGCGTAACTTGCAAGGACATGCCTACTGTGGAGCGAAAGGATTGTTTGATTATGACGTTCTTGATTTAAAAGGGCCAGGGGCTACGGTGGCTATTATGGATTATAATCATCATAATGAAGGTATTGTCGGAGGTGGTCTTCTGTGTAATGAATTTTATCAGATGCCTTATGCTTTTTCGGGAGACAGGCCTTCCGGATATCCTCGTTGGGGCTTGGAACATAAGAAGTATCAGCGGGAAAATTATTATAGGGTTGCCCGTATGCATGGGCCAATTCAAGAAATTCCGAATTTTGATATGCGTGTAACGGTTGATGATACGGTGAAAGACTTTTGGGGGATTCCTGTGGTTGCCATATCCGGGGCACGTCATCCGATCGATCAGAAGCATGTAGAGTTTCTTTCTGCCAAGGCGGAGGAGATATTGAAGGAAGCAGGGGCGAAGTTGGTTTGGAAACAAGGGAGTGGACATGGGCAGACCGGTGGACAGCATCAGGCAGGTACTTGCCGTATGGGGAATGATCCGGCCACTTCTGTAGTTGATAAATATTGCAGGGTTCATGATCTGGATAATTTGTATATAGCGGATGGTAGCGTGCTGGTGAATAACGGAGGCTTTAATCCGGTGCTGACCATTATGGCATTAGCGTTTCGGACAGGTGAACATATAGTTAAACAATGGACGGAAGGAGGTCAAGCATGA
- a CDS encoding gluconate 2-dehydrogenase subunit 3 family protein, which translates to MVNRRAFIKRCFALYGSLLLMPACKKEMGRQQYRCFSIDESECLGAICEQFIPTDEYLGAKEAGVVNFIDKLLYQRFPELEPDYKKGIQALEKYSMDVFQKTFANLSWEQQYTVLQQMERKELPETYWEEIPQKKFFDMVLRNTMQGYYGSPRHGGNRDYVSFRMMRLDYPLLVGQNRYE; encoded by the coding sequence ATGGTAAACCGACGAGCTTTTATAAAAAGATGTTTTGCATTGTATGGTAGTTTGCTGTTGATGCCAGCTTGTAAAAAAGAGATGGGGAGGCAGCAATATCGTTGTTTTTCTATTGATGAAAGTGAATGTTTGGGAGCTATTTGTGAGCAGTTTATTCCAACTGATGAATATTTGGGGGCGAAAGAGGCAGGGGTTGTTAACTTTATAGATAAGCTACTCTATCAGCGCTTTCCAGAGTTGGAGCCGGATTATAAAAAAGGGATTCAAGCTTTGGAAAAATACAGTATGGATGTATTTCAAAAAACTTTTGCGAATTTATCTTGGGAACAGCAATATACCGTATTGCAACAGATGGAACGGAAAGAACTACCTGAAACCTATTGGGAAGAGATACCACAAAAAAAATTTTTTGATATGGTTTTGCGTAATACGATGCAAGGGTATTATGGTTCTCCTCGGCATGGGGGTAATAGAGATTATGTGAGTTTTCGTATGATGAGATTGGATTATCCATTATTAGTAGGGCAAAACAGATATGAGTAA